One genomic segment of Sanyastnella coralliicola includes these proteins:
- a CDS encoding DUF962 domain-containing protein, with translation MPTMQEWLDAYGESHTNPTNKLFHWLCVPTIFVTLLGLLSLIPFSIPALEGTGWEPYIHFGTVLIIVGIVFYVRLSTVMTLGMLAVSALSLYIVKLVNLNFAENAWMVFLGGFAVAWVGQFIGHKIEGAKPSFLDDLKFLLIGPAWLLSFIFRKLGISY, from the coding sequence ATGCCAACAATGCAAGAGTGGCTCGACGCCTACGGAGAAAGCCACACCAATCCAACGAACAAGCTCTTTCACTGGCTTTGTGTACCCACGATATTTGTGACCCTTCTGGGCTTGTTATCATTGATTCCATTCAGCATTCCGGCTCTTGAAGGAACAGGGTGGGAGCCCTACATCCATTTCGGTACCGTGTTGATCATCGTGGGTATCGTGTTTTACGTCCGTTTAAGCACGGTGATGACGCTTGGGATGTTAGCCGTTTCAGCTCTTTCACTCTACATTGTCAAATTGGTCAACTTGAATTTCGCTGAGAACGCATGGATGGTTTTCCTTGGAGGATTTGCAGTCGCATGGGTAGGCCAGTTTATCGGACATAAAATAGAAGGGGCGAAGCCTTCTTTTCTAGATGATTTGAAGTTTCTACTCATCGGCCCAGCTTGGCTCTTAAGCTTCATCTTCCGTAAACTAGGTATCTCGTATTAA
- a CDS encoding NRAMP family divalent metal transporter: MNRLLKVIGPGILFASTAIGVSHLVQSTRAGAVYGFGLLWAVVLANLMKYPFFEFGSRYANVSGTSIIDGYRKMGHWMFYAYVVVTIGSMFLVTAAVTAVTVGFLSQLFMLETFFEGANVMHIATIVLVVIISSVLMRGGYKTLDKLIKIIGSVLLITTLIAFVAVLIKGASASEIPFVSPDIINDENAFLFVIALMGWMPTAVDLSTWNSLWTLERIKETGYQPKLKETLLDFNTGYLISALLSICFITLGAFLIYGTPEEMPAKSGAFAGRVISLYTEVMGGWSKWLISAAGFSIMFGTCIAVFDGYARSAEKVGEIILADSNKELNPAKAYRWCVFITAIITIGIVIFAGGNLKSLVDLATTISFLIAPVIAGANLYLVTKELGKEGQPPTWLKVLAYFGVAFLTVFTFIYLLALS, translated from the coding sequence ATGAACCGACTTCTGAAGGTCATAGGACCAGGTATACTATTCGCTTCTACCGCCATCGGGGTTTCACACCTGGTGCAGTCAACGCGAGCAGGAGCCGTTTATGGATTCGGATTGCTGTGGGCTGTGGTGCTGGCGAACCTTATGAAATACCCCTTCTTTGAATTCGGTTCGAGGTATGCCAACGTGAGTGGAACCAGTATCATCGATGGCTATCGCAAGATGGGGCATTGGATGTTCTACGCATACGTTGTTGTTACCATCGGTTCTATGTTCTTGGTGACAGCAGCCGTGACAGCAGTAACGGTTGGTTTTCTTTCTCAGCTCTTCATGCTGGAGACCTTTTTTGAAGGAGCGAATGTCATGCACATCGCCACCATTGTTTTGGTGGTTATCATTAGTTCCGTTCTGATGCGTGGTGGCTACAAAACCCTCGACAAACTCATCAAGATCATCGGAAGTGTGCTGCTCATCACAACACTCATCGCTTTTGTTGCCGTCTTAATCAAAGGGGCAAGTGCTAGCGAAATCCCTTTTGTTTCTCCAGATATCATCAACGATGAGAACGCATTTCTCTTCGTGATTGCTTTAATGGGTTGGATGCCCACTGCTGTAGATCTATCGACATGGAATAGTCTATGGACGCTTGAGCGTATCAAAGAGACCGGCTACCAACCCAAACTCAAGGAAACGCTGCTAGATTTCAATACGGGGTACTTGATCTCTGCCCTACTCAGTATTTGCTTTATCACCCTTGGAGCCTTCCTGATATATGGAACTCCAGAAGAAATGCCCGCCAAGAGTGGGGCCTTCGCAGGAAGGGTCATTTCGCTATATACAGAAGTCATGGGAGGATGGAGCAAATGGTTGATCTCAGCAGCTGGCTTTAGTATCATGTTTGGGACATGCATCGCTGTGTTCGACGGGTACGCCCGTTCTGCTGAAAAAGTCGGTGAAATCATTCTAGCCGACTCAAACAAAGAGCTCAACCCTGCCAAAGCCTATCGCTGGTGTGTCTTCATCACGGCTATCATTACGATTGGCATCGTCATCTTCGCTGGTGGTAACCTTAAATCTCTTGTCGATTTGGCGACCACTATTTCGTTCTTGATCGCACCTGTCATTGCTGGAGCCAATCTGTATTTGGTCACCAAGGAATTGGGAAAAGAGGGCCAACCACCAACTTGGTTGAAAGTACTAGCATACTTCGGGGTGGCTTTTTTAACGGTCTTCACCTTCATTTACCTTTTGGCACTTTCTTAG
- a CDS encoding NfeD family protein — MNIDFDIWHYWLAACLLLFVIEVFVPGFILGCLAIGALGGMVASAVTDSIEIQLFSASIVAALAFFFLRPFALKRLFRKNELLTNVDSLIGRRAKVSQAFDTGLLKGRVAVDGDDWMAVTKEASDLKVGDIVEILEVQSNTLIVKPI, encoded by the coding sequence ATGAACATCGACTTTGACATTTGGCATTACTGGTTGGCAGCTTGTCTTCTTCTTTTCGTAATCGAAGTATTCGTTCCAGGATTCATTCTTGGTTGTTTGGCTATTGGAGCCCTTGGAGGAATGGTAGCCTCTGCAGTTACCGACTCAATTGAGATTCAGCTCTTCTCAGCTTCTATTGTTGCGGCTTTGGCTTTCTTCTTCTTGCGTCCGTTCGCATTGAAACGTCTCTTCCGTAAAAATGAACTACTAACGAACGTTGATTCACTGATCGGAAGACGTGCAAAAGTCTCTCAAGCCTTCGACACCGGCCTACTGAAAGGACGCGTCGCAGTAGATGGAGACGACTGGATGGCCGTTACCAAAGAAGCCTCTGATTTAAAGGTTGGAGACATCGTCGAAATCCTTGAAGTACAGAGTAATACATTGATCGTAAAACCTATTTAA
- a CDS encoding SPFH domain-containing protein: MSPLLVISIAFGLFVLVLIGKGLRIIKQSEAMVIERFGKFHKVLAAGINIIIPFIDQPRKSTWRTLRQTADGRKFASIQMKDRIDLRETVFDFPKQNVITRDNVVTEINALIYFQIVDPLKSVYEINNLPNAIEKLTQTTLRNVIGELDLDDCLSSRDTINMKLRAILDEATNKWGVKVNRVELQDINPPRDIKEAMEKQMRAERDRRAQIIDAEGSKKAQILEAEGRKGADINQAEGVKQAKILRAEGEATARLRVAEAEAEAIQKIATAVADTKADPTQYLIAMKYIETLEKIMDGQNGQQKVVFMPYEASGLMGSVGGIKELLEMNK, encoded by the coding sequence ATGTCACCACTATTAGTAATATCCATTGCCTTTGGTCTATTTGTATTAGTCCTCATTGGAAAAGGATTGCGTATTATCAAGCAATCCGAAGCAATGGTCATTGAGCGCTTCGGTAAGTTCCACAAAGTACTTGCTGCCGGAATCAATATTATCATCCCATTCATCGACCAACCACGCAAAAGTACATGGAGAACCCTTCGCCAAACAGCGGATGGAAGAAAATTTGCTTCGATTCAGATGAAGGATCGTATTGATCTTCGTGAAACGGTATTTGACTTTCCGAAACAAAACGTAATTACCCGAGATAACGTTGTTACTGAAATCAACGCATTGATCTACTTCCAAATCGTAGATCCACTCAAATCTGTTTATGAAATCAATAACCTACCGAACGCGATTGAGAAGCTGACGCAAACAACACTTCGTAACGTCATCGGTGAACTTGATCTTGATGATTGTTTGAGCTCGCGTGACACGATTAACATGAAGCTGCGTGCTATTCTAGACGAAGCCACCAACAAATGGGGTGTCAAGGTCAACCGTGTAGAGCTTCAAGACATCAACCCTCCTCGTGACATTAAAGAAGCGATGGAGAAGCAGATGCGTGCCGAGCGTGATCGCCGTGCACAGATTATCGACGCGGAAGGTTCGAAGAAAGCGCAAATCCTCGAAGCAGAAGGACGTAAAGGTGCAGACATCAACCAAGCAGAGGGTGTGAAACAAGCGAAGATCCTTCGTGCAGAGGGTGAAGCAACCGCACGACTTCGTGTTGCAGAAGCAGAAGCAGAAGCGATTCAGAAGATTGCTACAGCGGTTGCTGACACGAAAGCTGACCCTACTCAGTACTTGATCGCAATGAAATACATTGAGACTCTCGAGAAGATCATGGATGGTCAGAACGGCCAGCAAAAAGTGGTCTTTATGCCTTACGAAGCTTCAGGCCTCATGGGCTCTGTAGGAGGCATCAAAGAATTGCTTGAGATGAACAAGTAG
- a CDS encoding metallophosphoesterase, translated as MPSRQLTHLALSAVRKRAPHVVRDVKSIRMVLFSDHHRGRRDKADDFVQCEKTYLSALGFYAENNYELALLGDVDELWENPLTVSRDYYPDVLDMERTFYLEDRLFRIWGNHDDFWREPIVFDKYQGEWFKGLKITEGLRIMLNDGEKAVGEFLLVHGHQGSIGSDRFSTISRFFVRYLWRWFQNVANWKLTSPATNLRMRSKTDKLLYEWAQNKEDLAIIAGHTHQPVFTSRSHLDVLDELIKETHNKTEAKMAERIREDLEDEATRIETTGYRRPCYFNTGCCSFSDGDITGIEIIEGRILLVRWSEVTKKKTVLMEAPLSDLFNML; from the coding sequence ATGCCCAGCAGACAACTCACGCATCTCGCTTTATCGGCAGTTCGGAAACGAGCGCCACATGTGGTTCGTGATGTAAAATCCATTCGAATGGTTTTGTTCTCAGATCACCATCGGGGAAGGAGAGATAAGGCAGATGACTTCGTTCAATGTGAGAAGACCTACCTCTCAGCATTGGGCTTCTATGCAGAGAATAATTACGAACTCGCCTTGCTTGGTGATGTAGATGAACTCTGGGAAAACCCGCTTACCGTTTCTAGAGATTATTACCCAGATGTTCTGGACATGGAGCGTACGTTCTATCTGGAAGATCGACTCTTTCGAATTTGGGGGAACCACGACGACTTCTGGCGTGAACCCATCGTCTTCGATAAGTACCAGGGCGAATGGTTCAAAGGACTGAAAATCACTGAAGGTTTGCGCATCATGCTCAATGATGGAGAGAAAGCCGTAGGCGAGTTTCTTCTAGTTCATGGGCATCAAGGCTCGATTGGTAGTGATCGATTTTCGACAATCTCACGCTTTTTCGTACGTTACCTCTGGCGATGGTTTCAAAACGTGGCGAATTGGAAGCTGACTTCTCCAGCCACAAATCTTCGTATGCGTTCGAAGACCGACAAGCTCTTGTATGAATGGGCTCAAAATAAAGAAGACCTTGCCATTATCGCAGGGCATACCCATCAACCAGTATTTACTTCACGTTCGCACCTTGATGTGCTCGATGAGTTGATCAAAGAGACGCACAATAAGACAGAGGCGAAGATGGCTGAGCGAATTCGAGAAGATTTGGAGGACGAGGCTACCCGAATTGAAACTACTGGCTATCGTCGTCCTTGTTACTTTAACACAGGGTGTTGCTCGTTTTCAGATGGCGATATCACCGGCATTGAAATTATCGAAGGCCGCATTCTTTTGGTCAGATGGAGCGAAGTGACCAAAAAGAAAACGGTGCTTATGGAAGCACCGCTTTCTGATCTATTCAATATGTTGTGA
- a CDS encoding aldehyde dehydrogenase family protein, giving the protein MRDEEVIEYANRVFKMQQARYREIGRRSVNDRKQDLKRLLKVVLSHREEIASAVAKDLNKPAFESDFSEVYPVVSELRHAIKHLHRWASTRKVPAPVAMIGTKAWMKPEAKGQALVVSPWNFPFNLSLGPVISAIAAGCSVILKPSESTPASGALMKEILGEVFEEDHVAVVNGEVAVSIHLTNLPFHHVFFTGGPEIGKHVMGAAAKNLASVTLELGGKSPAVVDHRTNLDDTISRLIHGKLLNNGQACVAVDYILVDEKIKGELVNGLRSALGKYYPDPMNNGDLSSLIHERHFDHMLRLLEDAKTKGALIEDGGVHERNRLRFSPTILTNVTEDMLIMQEEIFGPLLPILSYRTKEEALEIIHRNPRALSFYVFSKSKEFAKFFFDQSLAGSSAWNETYVQFGHINLPFGGLNQSGIGKGHGEFGFNEFSNLRSFVKQRWKWNATKLVQPPYGKRAQWLIDLMIRRF; this is encoded by the coding sequence ATGCGTGATGAGGAAGTTATAGAATACGCTAATCGGGTATTCAAAATGCAGCAGGCTCGGTACCGTGAAATCGGTCGTAGAAGCGTCAATGACCGTAAACAAGACTTGAAGCGTCTATTGAAAGTGGTGCTCAGCCATCGGGAAGAAATCGCTTCCGCGGTAGCGAAAGACCTAAACAAACCTGCTTTTGAAAGCGACTTTTCAGAAGTATACCCCGTGGTATCTGAATTGCGGCATGCGATCAAGCACTTACATCGATGGGCGTCAACCCGAAAAGTTCCTGCACCGGTTGCCATGATTGGTACCAAGGCTTGGATGAAGCCAGAAGCGAAAGGTCAAGCATTGGTTGTGAGTCCTTGGAATTTCCCGTTCAATCTGAGTTTAGGCCCAGTGATTTCTGCGATTGCCGCTGGGTGCTCCGTCATTCTCAAACCCAGCGAGAGCACTCCCGCTTCCGGCGCCTTGATGAAAGAGATTCTAGGCGAAGTATTTGAAGAAGATCACGTAGCGGTTGTTAATGGTGAAGTGGCGGTCAGCATTCACTTGACGAACCTCCCTTTTCACCATGTATTCTTTACAGGCGGACCTGAAATTGGAAAGCATGTCATGGGCGCCGCAGCTAAGAATTTAGCCAGTGTCACGTTGGAACTTGGAGGCAAAAGCCCGGCGGTTGTAGACCATCGCACCAACCTTGATGATACCATCTCGCGATTGATTCATGGAAAGCTTTTGAACAACGGACAAGCATGCGTTGCTGTGGATTACATACTTGTAGACGAGAAGATCAAAGGAGAACTAGTCAACGGACTGCGCAGCGCATTGGGTAAATACTATCCTGATCCGATGAACAACGGTGACCTATCATCCTTGATTCATGAGCGTCATTTCGATCATATGTTGAGGCTGCTAGAGGACGCGAAAACAAAAGGTGCCCTGATTGAAGATGGTGGAGTTCATGAACGGAACCGGCTTCGCTTCTCTCCTACCATTCTGACTAATGTGACCGAGGATATGCTCATTATGCAAGAGGAGATATTTGGTCCGTTGCTTCCTATTCTTAGCTATAGAACGAAAGAAGAAGCGCTCGAAATTATTCATAGAAATCCGCGTGCGCTGTCGTTTTATGTGTTCTCAAAGTCAAAGGAGTTCGCGAAGTTCTTTTTCGATCAATCCCTTGCTGGAAGCAGCGCATGGAATGAAACTTACGTTCAATTCGGGCATATTAACCTACCCTTCGGAGGATTGAATCAAAGCGGCATCGGAAAAGGGCACGGAGAGTTCGGTTTTAATGAATTCTCAAATCTGCGAAGCTTCGTGAAACAGCGTTGGAAGTGGAATGCCACGAAGCTCGTTCAACCTCCTTATGGTAAACGTGCACAATGGTTGATTGACTTGATGATCCGGCGCTTCTAG
- a CDS encoding GNAT family N-acetyltransferase codes for MLVQTYFPQRLAPARYDSFLASGWFRGSVMLYKMDLLCLEEDVYSVVNIRLNLPKFELRKGQRKVVRKVEREFIVTYGKAQTNANKEALYQQQKKKFKGFIHPTLNDYLNSGFHQTVFDTREICVYDGDKLIAVSFFDFGKNSMASLLGLYDEDYNSFSLGYYTMLKEIEIASKLGFKWYYPGYVLDQPSQFNYKLRLGEFEYYNDNQRWSKYEKFDADLTKASHFRRKLQEAKALLDEARIEYKEVLYPLFSMGYVGYLNAEFLKYPAYLEIVNQKQFKTIISFDLDQEAFIAATVVKAPNYEHLINMEASQEFNSNDSYRMQLLMVTEFLCVTPELKGLLIYFQS; via the coding sequence ATGCTTGTCCAAACTTACTTCCCGCAAAGGTTAGCACCTGCGCGCTATGACTCTTTCCTTGCCTCAGGCTGGTTCCGTGGATCAGTTATGCTCTACAAGATGGATTTACTCTGTCTTGAGGAAGACGTCTACTCTGTGGTCAACATCCGACTCAATCTCCCCAAGTTTGAACTTAGAAAAGGTCAACGCAAAGTGGTGCGTAAAGTAGAACGCGAATTCATCGTCACCTACGGAAAGGCGCAAACCAATGCAAATAAAGAAGCGCTCTACCAGCAGCAGAAGAAGAAGTTCAAAGGCTTCATCCACCCTACGCTCAACGACTATCTGAACAGCGGATTTCACCAAACGGTATTCGATACACGAGAAATTTGTGTCTATGATGGAGACAAGCTGATTGCGGTGAGCTTCTTTGACTTTGGGAAAAACTCGATGGCTAGTTTGCTTGGCCTTTACGACGAAGATTACAATTCATTCAGTCTTGGTTATTACACCATGCTGAAAGAGATTGAAATCGCCTCGAAGCTGGGCTTTAAGTGGTACTACCCTGGCTACGTCCTTGATCAGCCGAGCCAATTCAACTATAAACTCAGACTCGGAGAATTCGAATACTACAACGATAACCAGCGCTGGTCAAAGTATGAAAAGTTCGATGCCGATTTGACGAAGGCTTCTCACTTCAGGAGAAAGCTTCAAGAAGCGAAAGCTTTGCTTGATGAGGCTAGGATTGAATACAAAGAGGTGCTCTACCCGCTGTTCTCGATGGGCTATGTTGGTTACCTCAATGCTGAGTTCCTCAAGTATCCGGCCTATCTGGAAATCGTGAACCAGAAGCAGTTCAAGACCATTATCTCATTTGATCTTGATCAAGAAGCATTCATTGCGGCTACAGTAGTCAAAGCTCCGAACTACGAGCACTTGATTAACATGGAAGCCAGCCAAGAATTCAACTCGAACGACAGTTACCGCATGCAACTCCTGATGGTTACTGAATTCTTGTGCGTAACTCCTGAACTAAAAGGACTCCTGATTTACTTCCAGAGCTAA
- a CDS encoding exodeoxyribonuclease III, with protein MRIYSWNVNGVRAAVKKGFANTVYEDLSEPEIICLQETKAQDDQVLEALEGLKGYNVYSNSAVKKGYSGVAIVSRIPAMDVISGIGIEEHDQEGRVLTAEFEDFYLISVYTPNSQNGLKRLPYRKEWDKAFAEFVAEKEKNKPVIICGDLNVAHERIDIARPDSNYNKSAGFTQDEIDGLDHLLSKGYVDTFRHKHPEKVQYSWWSFRANARAKNIGWRIDYFLASTQILDRVTDAFIRDEVEGSDHCPIGIELS; from the coding sequence ATGAGGATCTATTCATGGAACGTCAATGGCGTTCGAGCAGCAGTTAAGAAAGGATTTGCCAATACAGTGTACGAAGACCTTTCTGAACCAGAAATCATTTGTCTTCAAGAAACTAAAGCCCAAGATGATCAAGTGCTTGAGGCCTTAGAAGGACTGAAAGGCTATAACGTCTACAGCAACTCCGCGGTAAAGAAAGGATACAGTGGTGTGGCTATCGTTTCTCGTATTCCAGCGATGGATGTGATTTCAGGAATCGGGATTGAGGAACATGACCAAGAAGGACGTGTACTCACCGCTGAATTCGAAGACTTCTATTTGATCTCAGTTTATACTCCGAATAGCCAAAACGGCCTGAAGCGCCTACCCTACCGCAAAGAATGGGACAAAGCATTCGCTGAATTCGTTGCTGAAAAGGAGAAGAACAAACCCGTAATCATCTGCGGTGACTTGAATGTGGCCCACGAACGTATCGACATTGCTCGTCCTGACTCGAATTACAATAAATCAGCAGGCTTCACACAAGATGAAATTGACGGTTTAGACCATCTGCTTTCCAAAGGTTATGTAGACACTTTCAGACACAAGCATCCGGAAAAAGTGCAATACTCTTGGTGGAGTTTCCGTGCGAATGCGCGTGCTAAGAATATTGGTTGGCGTATTGATTACTTCCTGGCCAGCACCCAAATCCTTGATCGTGTGACTGATGCGTTCATCCGAGACGAGGTGGAAGGTTCTGACCATTGTCCGATTGGGATCGAGCTGAGCTAA
- a CDS encoding family 65 glycosyl hydrolase domain-containing protein: MIKYLKEDAWKVIEEGFHPEYQRSSESIFSIGNGHFGQRANFEENYGADSLQGSYVAGIYYPDKTRVGWWKNGYPEYFAKVLNSTNWIGIRVVIDGEELDLSQAKVVSFQRELDMQRGLLSRVFVAELSNGNQVEVNAERFCSMADNECAAIRYSLKMVKGNAANVEIRSYLDAQVVNEDSNWEAGFWNPLASHASAELMYVGAQTKKTEFELGVAAKTTISNDSKFKTLTEQFYAEQAFDLAIAEGDTITVEKFVGLVNSMNYNSGELQSAAEKAAERGATAGYEAMRSAQAKAWEDIWSTADIQIEGDIAAQQGIRFNIFHLNQTYTGEDARLNIGPKGFTGEKYGGSTYWDTEAYCLPFYLNTHNQRVGRQLLVYRYEQLQKAIENAEKLGFTNGAALYPMVTMNGEECHNEWEITFEEIHRNGAIAYGIYNYVRHTGDRAYLAEYGFDVLLGIARFWAQRFNWSEDKQAYVMLGVTGPNEYENNVNNNWYTNYIARWCMTYTLKVILFLKENHASAYADKKAKWNFDEEKETKQWASIVENTYLPQMKDSEIVLQQDGFLDKELLLVTDLKDEERPINQHWSWDRILRSVFIKQADVLQGFYFFEEHFSNEQLEANFDFYEPRTVHESSLSPCVHVVLAAKLGREEKAYEMYLRTARLDLDDYNHEAYQGLHITSMAGTWMAVVEGFGGLRVKSGELHLNPMLPSLWNSYSFNIKFRDSDLKVTVDKNGTKITRLKGDLDQVKVNGESIALA, translated from the coding sequence ATGATAAAGTATTTGAAAGAGGATGCATGGAAAGTCATTGAAGAAGGCTTCCATCCTGAATACCAACGCAGTTCAGAATCGATCTTTTCAATTGGAAATGGTCATTTTGGACAACGTGCCAATTTTGAAGAGAACTACGGTGCTGACTCTTTGCAAGGAAGCTACGTGGCTGGAATTTACTACCCAGATAAAACTCGTGTAGGTTGGTGGAAGAATGGCTACCCAGAGTATTTCGCAAAGGTGTTGAATAGCACCAATTGGATTGGAATCAGAGTGGTGATTGATGGAGAAGAGCTCGACCTATCTCAAGCGAAGGTGGTTTCTTTCCAACGTGAGCTTGACATGCAACGTGGTTTGCTATCGCGTGTTTTCGTTGCTGAGCTTTCCAATGGTAATCAAGTAGAGGTGAATGCTGAGCGTTTCTGTTCTATGGCAGATAATGAGTGTGCGGCCATTCGCTATTCATTGAAGATGGTGAAGGGAAATGCGGCGAACGTTGAAATTCGCTCTTACCTCGATGCCCAAGTGGTCAATGAAGATTCGAATTGGGAAGCAGGTTTTTGGAATCCTCTTGCTTCTCACGCTAGCGCGGAATTGATGTACGTTGGAGCGCAGACGAAGAAGACTGAATTTGAGCTCGGGGTGGCGGCGAAGACCACTATTTCCAATGATTCCAAGTTCAAGACGCTGACTGAGCAATTCTATGCTGAACAAGCGTTTGATCTCGCTATCGCGGAAGGGGATACGATAACAGTGGAGAAGTTCGTTGGACTGGTAAATTCCATGAACTACAACAGCGGAGAGCTTCAATCAGCTGCAGAAAAAGCTGCGGAGAGAGGAGCTACAGCAGGCTATGAAGCCATGCGTTCCGCGCAAGCGAAAGCATGGGAAGACATATGGTCAACTGCAGATATTCAAATCGAAGGAGACATCGCAGCACAGCAAGGAATTCGCTTCAACATCTTCCACTTGAACCAGACTTATACTGGTGAAGATGCCCGATTGAATATCGGACCTAAAGGATTTACAGGAGAGAAATACGGAGGCTCTACCTATTGGGATACTGAAGCCTACTGCCTTCCATTCTACTTAAACACGCACAATCAACGTGTTGGACGTCAGCTCTTGGTATACCGTTATGAACAGCTTCAGAAAGCTATTGAGAATGCTGAAAAACTCGGCTTTACGAATGGCGCAGCGCTCTACCCAATGGTAACCATGAATGGGGAAGAGTGCCACAATGAGTGGGAGATCACATTTGAAGAGATTCACCGAAACGGAGCCATCGCCTACGGAATCTATAATTACGTGCGCCACACCGGCGATCGCGCTTACCTCGCGGAATACGGATTTGATGTTCTCCTAGGGATCGCACGCTTCTGGGCGCAACGATTCAATTGGTCTGAAGACAAGCAAGCGTATGTGATGCTTGGGGTGACAGGACCCAACGAATACGAGAACAACGTCAACAATAACTGGTATACAAACTACATCGCTCGTTGGTGTATGACATATACCTTGAAAGTGATTCTTTTCTTAAAAGAGAACCACGCCTCAGCATATGCTGATAAGAAGGCGAAGTGGAATTTCGATGAAGAGAAGGAGACGAAACAATGGGCTTCCATTGTAGAGAATACTTACCTACCTCAAATGAAGGATTCTGAGATCGTTCTTCAGCAAGATGGGTTCCTCGACAAAGAGTTGTTGTTAGTGACCGATCTGAAAGATGAAGAACGTCCGATCAACCAGCATTGGTCATGGGATCGAATTCTACGTTCTGTCTTCATCAAGCAGGCAGACGTGTTGCAAGGGTTCTACTTCTTTGAGGAGCACTTTTCAAACGAGCAACTCGAGGCGAATTTTGACTTCTACGAGCCTCGTACAGTGCATGAATCGAGCTTGTCTCCGTGCGTGCACGTTGTACTTGCGGCAAAGCTAGGTAGAGAAGAGAAGGCGTATGAGATGTACCTCAGAACTGCTCGTCTTGATCTCGATGATTACAACCACGAAGCTTACCAAGGTCTCCACATTACTTCCATGGCTGGAACATGGATGGCCGTGGTAGAAGGATTCGGAGGGCTTCGTGTGAAATCAGGAGAGCTACATTTGAATCCAATGCTGCCTTCGCTATGGAACAGCTACAGCTTTAATATCAAGTTCCGCGATAGCGATTTGAAAGTGACGGTAGATAAAAATGGAACGAAGATCACCAGACTGAAAGGAGATCTCGATCAAGTGAAAGTCAACGGCGAATCCATCGCCTTAGCATAA
- the pgmB gene encoding beta-phosphoglucomutase, which yields MIKACIFDMDGVIVDSAKYHFLAWRRLAAELAIDFTEEENEGLKGLSRVDSLEKILLKGELHLDNDTKVALMEKKNSWYLEYIEGMQPEEVLPGVREFLEELKANDIRIALGSSSRNAPRILEAVGLTSFFDSVIDGNKVTYSKPDPEVFLLGAKEVGVKPSEAVVFEDAQAGVAAGKAGGFYVIGLGEADVLDQADTVLPNLENFTLERLQSLMVH from the coding sequence ATGATCAAAGCTTGCATTTTCGACATGGATGGAGTCATTGTGGACTCCGCCAAATACCACTTTCTGGCCTGGAGAAGACTGGCCGCTGAATTAGCAATTGATTTTACTGAAGAGGAAAACGAAGGTCTCAAAGGTTTGAGTCGCGTTGACAGCTTAGAAAAGATTCTTCTTAAGGGCGAACTGCATCTGGATAATGATACCAAGGTTGCGCTCATGGAGAAGAAGAACAGCTGGTACCTCGAATATATTGAAGGCATGCAGCCAGAAGAGGTTCTTCCTGGCGTGCGTGAATTCCTAGAAGAATTGAAGGCCAACGATATTCGCATTGCCTTAGGTTCAAGCAGTCGCAACGCACCTCGCATTCTAGAGGCCGTTGGCTTGACTTCATTTTTTGATTCCGTAATCGACGGAAACAAAGTGACCTACAGTAAACCTGACCCTGAAGTTTTCCTTTTAGGGGCCAAGGAAGTAGGAGTAAAACCTTCGGAAGCTGTTGTGTTTGAAGACGCCCAAGCGGGCGTGGCTGCTGGTAAAGCTGGAGGCTTTTACGTAATCGGATTAGGAGAGGCTGATGTCTTAGATCAGGCTGATACCGTACTGCCGAACTTAGAGAATTTCACCCTGGAGCGTCTGCAATCGCTGATGGTCCACTGA
- a CDS encoding methylglyoxal synthase, with protein MTKKIALVAHDNMKPQLVEFMKEREDWFWGRELVATGQTGEFLEKGELKISLTRLLPGNQGGYTQMTALVANGEVEIAFFLRDPEIVQDYEDEVADFIRECNRKNVPLATNPASAELLIIGLIRKEAAEKARDRMHS; from the coding sequence ATGACCAAGAAGATTGCCTTAGTAGCCCATGACAATATGAAGCCTCAACTTGTCGAGTTCATGAAAGAACGAGAAGACTGGTTTTGGGGACGTGAATTGGTAGCTACAGGGCAAACTGGTGAATTCCTTGAGAAAGGAGAGTTGAAGATTTCGTTGACGCGTTTGTTGCCAGGTAACCAAGGTGGTTATACGCAGATGACTGCGCTGGTAGCGAATGGAGAAGTGGAAATCGCATTCTTCTTACGAGACCCTGAAATTGTTCAAGATTACGAAGATGAAGTTGCAGACTTTATCCGTGAATGTAATCGCAAAAACGTTCCGCTAGCTACTAACCCGGCTAGCGCCGAACTATTGATAATCGGATTGATTCGAAAGGAAGCGGCTGAAAAAGCGCGCGACCGCATGCATTCTTAA